The Arachis hypogaea cultivar Tifrunner chromosome 16, arahy.Tifrunner.gnm2.J5K5, whole genome shotgun sequence genome contains a region encoding:
- the LOC112758299 gene encoding uncharacterized protein isoform X1: MQQHLMQMQPMMAAYYPNNVTTDHIQQVLFSSLDSSTSPPLKRHLSFFSCGRGGIPFLVVVRFRFRLSLRRVCFVSALYLDENKSLILKIVESQSSGKLSECAENQARLQRNLMYLAAIADSQPQPPTMAGQYPGSGMMQQGGHYVQAQQAAAAAAQQMTQQQLMAARSSLLYAQQQPYAALQQQGLHGQLGMSSSGGGGGLHMLHGEASSGNMGGGGGGYPDFVRGSGAEGRSIIGSSSSKQEMGEGRGGGGGGGSSSGHTGEGGETMYLKSADE; the protein is encoded by the exons atgcagcAGCACCTGATGCAGATGCAGCCCATGATGGCAGCTTACTATCCCAACAACGTCACCACTGATCACATTCAACaggttctcttctcttctcttgatTCTTCTACCTCCCCACCACTCAAACGCcacctttctttcttctcttgtggAAGGGGTGGCATCCCTTTCTTGGTTGTGGTCAGGTTCAGGTTCAGGCTCAGTCTCAGGAGGGTTTGTTTTGTCTCAGCTTTG TACCTGGATGAGAACAAGTCCTTGATTCTTAAGATTGTGGAAAGCCAAAGTTCTGGCAAGCTCAGCGAGTGTGCTGA GAACCAAGCAAGGCTACAGCGAAATCTAATGTACCTAGCAGCAATAGCTGATTCTCAACCACAACCACCTACCATGGCTGGCCAG TACCCGGGAAGTGGGATGATGCAGCAGGGAGGACACTACGTGCAGGCTCAgcaggcggcggcggcggcggcgcaGCAGATGACACAGCAGCAGCTAATGGCGGCACGCTCCTCCCTCTTGTATGCGCAGCAGCAGCCATACGCTGCGCTCCAACAGCAAGGCCTCCACGGCCAACTCGGCATGAGTAGttcaggtggtggtggtggtctaCACATGCTGCACGGCGAAGCCAGCAGCGGAAACatgggaggaggaggaggagggtacCCTGACTTCGTGAGAGGCTCCGGTGCAGAGGGCAGGAGCATAATTGGAAGCAGCAGCAGCAAGCAAGAAATGGGTGAAGGGCgaggtggcggtggtggtggtggaagcTCTAGTGGACACACCGGGGAAGGTGGTGAAACAATGTACCTCAAATCTGCTGATGAATGA
- the LOC112758299 gene encoding uncharacterized protein isoform X2 codes for MQQHLMQMQPMMAAYYPNNVTTDHIQQYLDENKSLILKIVESQSSGKLSECAENQARLQRNLMYLAAIADSQPQPPTMAGQYPGSGMMQQGGHYVQAQQAAAAAAQQMTQQQLMAARSSLLYAQQQPYAALQQQGLHGQLGMSSSGGGGGLHMLHGEASSGNMGGGGGGYPDFVRGSGAEGRSIIGSSSSKQEMGEGRGGGGGGGSSSGHTGEGGETMYLKSADE; via the exons atgcagcAGCACCTGATGCAGATGCAGCCCATGATGGCAGCTTACTATCCCAACAACGTCACCACTGATCACATTCAACag TACCTGGATGAGAACAAGTCCTTGATTCTTAAGATTGTGGAAAGCCAAAGTTCTGGCAAGCTCAGCGAGTGTGCTGA GAACCAAGCAAGGCTACAGCGAAATCTAATGTACCTAGCAGCAATAGCTGATTCTCAACCACAACCACCTACCATGGCTGGCCAG TACCCGGGAAGTGGGATGATGCAGCAGGGAGGACACTACGTGCAGGCTCAgcaggcggcggcggcggcggcgcaGCAGATGACACAGCAGCAGCTAATGGCGGCACGCTCCTCCCTCTTGTATGCGCAGCAGCAGCCATACGCTGCGCTCCAACAGCAAGGCCTCCACGGCCAACTCGGCATGAGTAGttcaggtggtggtggtggtctaCACATGCTGCACGGCGAAGCCAGCAGCGGAAACatgggaggaggaggaggagggtacCCTGACTTCGTGAGAGGCTCCGGTGCAGAGGGCAGGAGCATAATTGGAAGCAGCAGCAGCAAGCAAGAAATGGGTGAAGGGCgaggtggcggtggtggtggtggaagcTCTAGTGGACACACCGGGGAAGGTGGTGAAACAATGTACCTCAAATCTGCTGATGAATGA